One Kaistella polysaccharea DNA segment encodes these proteins:
- a CDS encoding shikimate dehydrogenase family protein yields MNERIKLGIIGKNISYSFSKKYFEQKFEQLKLQNLSYSVFDLDTISEVEEIFEIKNLRGFNVTIPFKEKILTYLDSLSPEASKIGAVNTVLIQDGKKTGYNTDAFGFESTLLQHKSIDHQSALILGDGGAAKAVKYVLEKYQIPFQTVSRKGKITFENLTSAMVRSNLLIIQCTPVGTFPNISDCLNFPFEGLTSEHLVFDLIYNPTQTQFLKKAAEQNAITVNGAHMLEEQAEKSWEIWNI; encoded by the coding sequence ATGAATGAACGGATAAAACTAGGAATTATAGGAAAGAACATCTCCTACTCTTTTTCTAAAAAATATTTTGAACAGAAATTTGAACAATTAAAACTTCAGAATCTGTCTTATTCGGTATTTGATTTAGATACCATTTCCGAGGTGGAAGAAATTTTTGAGATAAAAAATCTGCGGGGTTTTAATGTTACAATTCCTTTTAAAGAAAAAATTCTCACCTATTTGGATAGTTTAAGTCCGGAAGCCTCAAAAATCGGCGCAGTGAATACAGTGTTGATTCAAGATGGTAAAAAAACAGGTTATAACACAGATGCTTTTGGTTTTGAAAGTACCTTACTTCAACACAAAAGTATTGATCACCAATCGGCGTTAATTTTGGGTGATGGGGGCGCCGCAAAAGCAGTAAAATATGTTTTAGAGAAATATCAAATTCCGTTTCAGACGGTGTCAAGAAAAGGAAAAATAACGTTCGAAAATTTAACATCGGCGATGGTTAGAAGTAATTTACTCATCATACAATGTACGCCTGTCGGAACTTTTCCCAATATTTCCGATTGTCTCAATTTTCCTTTCGAAGGGCTAACCTCTGAGCATTTAGTTTTTGATCTTATTTATAATCCGACCCAAACTCAATTTTTAAAGAAAGCTGCAGAACAGAATGCTATAACGGTTAATGGTGCACACATGCTCGAAGAACAAGCAGAAAAATCGTGGGAAATTTGGAACATTTAA
- a CDS encoding DUF349 domain-containing protein, producing MITEDSLSDKHGKEMPVNNDFKENNAEENQVTDTTVDANNHMEEIPSDNEVIVPTTPESASSEDSAVVSVDQEEMKVDESTNQSAAESEVSDSMNSPEEKTQGEVENHVENSDETVTAQSDEKIDDSKEEKVDASQQPEVAAEPTQKREENTAPEEKITLDHLSLAEILAEMEQIINQEDTATHFRKFNQLKEEANHRIHEENNNLKRDFVAEGNPEELFTAQNPAQAKLSGILHVFREKSDKYHQQQELQHNSNLEHRQGIIDKLKNLYTNTEAGTNLFKAIREIKDDWKNAGQVAKSEFKLLNNNYFHHLNQFYQMLDMNKEYMEQEFAHNLEKRNHIIQRAKELETEPSVQKALNELQYLHKLWKEEAEPVAEEFREKTWDEFKELSNKIHDRKSELTEQIEKEQNENLLKKNEIIEELKKLAISAKESNHNYWQNSIRKVEDLRTEFLRLGNVPRKYSNQNWNDFKLNLRNFNISKNEFYKGLKNSQQTNLDEKLKLIQTAKDNMLSEDWEIAVPLYKKLQDDWKKIGHVPRSMTNKVWDDFREACNVFFNNYREKNNTANDNWKENYKNKKQLLDELKEIGNEEGSVEKIEQIKSSWNNIGKVPREKITINTDFNKTLREKLKLNKIHEYDLKEEGLSENQLTDKARKIKNQIADLEAEVVKMENNLGFFSNSSRENPLLKETFDKIDEKKSQIETMKQSLHNIVAGENY from the coding sequence ATGATTACAGAAGATTCTCTTTCTGACAAACACGGAAAAGAAATGCCGGTTAACAATGATTTTAAGGAAAATAATGCGGAAGAAAATCAGGTAACTGATACAACTGTTGATGCCAATAATCATATGGAAGAAATTCCATCAGATAACGAAGTAATAGTTCCTACAACACCTGAATCTGCGTCATCTGAAGATTCTGCAGTAGTTTCTGTAGATCAGGAAGAAATGAAAGTTGACGAATCTACTAATCAATCTGCAGCTGAATCAGAAGTTTCCGACAGCATGAATTCTCCAGAAGAAAAAACGCAAGGCGAAGTTGAAAATCATGTAGAAAATTCCGACGAAACCGTAACCGCACAATCCGACGAAAAAATAGATGATTCCAAAGAAGAAAAAGTAGATGCTTCTCAACAACCAGAAGTTGCTGCCGAACCAACGCAAAAAAGAGAAGAGAATACCGCTCCAGAAGAAAAAATTACGTTAGATCATCTGTCATTGGCAGAAATTCTGGCTGAGATGGAACAGATCATCAATCAGGAAGATACTGCGACTCATTTTCGCAAATTTAATCAGTTAAAAGAAGAGGCTAATCACCGAATTCACGAGGAAAACAATAATCTTAAAAGAGATTTTGTGGCGGAAGGAAATCCTGAGGAACTTTTCACGGCCCAAAATCCAGCTCAGGCAAAACTCTCTGGCATCTTGCATGTATTTAGAGAAAAATCCGACAAATATCATCAGCAACAAGAACTTCAGCACAATTCAAATTTAGAACATCGTCAAGGAATTATCGATAAACTAAAAAATCTTTATACCAATACCGAAGCGGGAACCAATCTTTTTAAAGCAATCCGCGAAATAAAAGACGACTGGAAGAACGCTGGACAAGTGGCTAAATCTGAATTTAAGTTGCTAAATAACAACTACTTCCATCATTTAAATCAGTTCTATCAAATGCTTGATATGAACAAAGAATATATGGAGCAGGAATTTGCTCATAATTTGGAGAAAAGAAATCATATTATTCAGCGCGCCAAAGAACTTGAAACAGAACCGTCCGTTCAAAAAGCACTGAACGAATTGCAATATCTGCATAAACTTTGGAAAGAAGAAGCAGAACCTGTAGCAGAGGAATTCCGGGAAAAAACTTGGGACGAGTTTAAAGAACTTTCTAATAAAATTCACGATAGAAAATCTGAGCTTACAGAACAGATTGAAAAAGAACAGAACGAAAATCTTCTCAAAAAGAACGAAATTATTGAGGAGTTGAAAAAACTGGCAATCTCTGCGAAAGAAAGCAACCACAATTACTGGCAAAATTCAATTAGAAAAGTTGAAGATTTACGAACAGAATTTCTTCGTTTAGGAAATGTACCCCGTAAATATTCAAACCAAAACTGGAATGATTTTAAACTGAATTTGAGGAATTTCAACATCAGTAAAAATGAATTTTATAAAGGTTTAAAAAATTCGCAACAGACTAATCTGGACGAAAAATTAAAATTAATTCAGACGGCAAAAGATAATATGCTTAGCGAAGATTGGGAAATTGCAGTTCCACTTTATAAAAAATTACAAGACGACTGGAAAAAAATTGGCCATGTTCCGAGAAGCATGACCAATAAGGTTTGGGACGATTTTCGTGAAGCTTGCAATGTTTTTTTCAATAATTACAGGGAGAAAAATAACACCGCAAACGACAACTGGAAAGAAAATTATAAGAATAAAAAGCAACTTCTGGATGAGTTAAAAGAAATCGGAAACGAAGAAGGAAGTGTAGAAAAAATCGAGCAGATTAAAAGCAGCTGGAATAATATCGGTAAAGTGCCACGCGAAAAAATAACCATTAATACAGATTTTAACAAAACACTTCGCGAAAAACTGAAGTTGAATAAAATTCATGAATATGATCTGAAAGAAGAAGGTTTAAGCGAAAATCAACTTACTGACAAAGCGCGTAAAATTAAAAATCAGATTGCCGATTTAGAAGCTGAAGTTGTAAAAATGGAAAACAACCTTGGATTCTTCAGCAACTCTTCACGAGAAAATCCTTTATTAAAAGAAACTTTTGATAAAATTGATGAAAAGAAATCTCAAATCGAAACCATGAAACAAAGTTTACACAACATTGTAGCTGGAGAAAATTATTAA
- the ribD gene encoding bifunctional diaminohydroxyphosphoribosylaminopyrimidine deaminase/5-amino-6-(5-phosphoribosylamino)uracil reductase RibD, giving the protein MTHEIYMQRCLDLAQKALGKTYPNPIVGSVIVYNGEIIGEGYHAKAGENHAEINAINSVKNPALLKDSTIYVSLEPCSHFGKTPPCALKLVEIGFKKVVIGCLDSNKAVNGKGKLMIENAGIEVICGILEEECKDANKRFFTFQEKKRPFIILKWAESVDGFLDRNFKPTQIGNPLTKQFVHFMRSQEEAILVGTKTALVDNPSLTTREIDGRNPVRILIDLDLKVPLDFKVLNEEAKTLVFNVHKNEQIKNINYIKISNENLVNEILHHLYELQIQSVLIEGGAYTLQQCIDQGFWDEAIIIKNENLLLECGTRAPKTNTQCVNKIELRDNLVEFYKNT; this is encoded by the coding sequence ATGACACACGAAATCTATATGCAACGCTGTCTGGATTTGGCACAAAAAGCGCTCGGCAAAACCTATCCTAATCCTATTGTGGGCAGTGTAATTGTTTATAACGGTGAAATAATAGGCGAAGGCTATCACGCAAAAGCGGGGGAAAATCACGCTGAGATTAACGCTATAAATTCTGTAAAGAATCCTGCGTTGTTAAAAGATTCCACCATTTATGTTTCGTTGGAACCTTGTTCCCATTTCGGAAAAACACCACCTTGTGCACTTAAACTTGTTGAAATTGGTTTTAAGAAAGTTGTGATAGGTTGTCTGGATTCTAATAAGGCGGTGAATGGAAAAGGGAAATTGATGATCGAAAACGCAGGTATTGAAGTGATCTGTGGCATTCTCGAAGAAGAATGTAAGGACGCTAATAAGCGTTTTTTCACTTTTCAGGAAAAGAAAAGACCTTTTATTATTTTAAAATGGGCAGAATCTGTTGATGGTTTTTTGGACCGAAATTTTAAACCTACGCAAATTGGTAATCCATTAACAAAGCAATTTGTACATTTTATGAGAAGTCAGGAAGAAGCAATTCTTGTCGGTACAAAAACGGCTTTAGTCGATAATCCCAGTTTAACCACGCGGGAAATTGACGGTAGAAATCCGGTGCGAATTTTAATTGATCTGGATCTAAAAGTTCCACTTGATTTTAAAGTATTGAATGAGGAAGCTAAAACTCTTGTTTTTAACGTTCACAAAAATGAGCAAATAAAAAACATTAACTATATTAAAATCAGTAATGAAAATCTAGTCAATGAAATACTTCATCATCTTTATGAACTTCAAATTCAATCTGTCTTGATTGAAGGTGGCGCTTATACTTTGCAGCAATGTATTGATCAAGGTTTCTGGGATGAAGCGATAATCATTAAAAATGAAAATCTTTTATTAGAATGTGGAACGAGAGCTCCTAAAACTAATACGCAATGCGTGAATAAGATTGAGCTGCGTGATAATTTAGTGGAATTTTACAAAAATACTTAA
- a CDS encoding IMPACT family protein, producing the protein MEFSFDTIKTPVDQILLREKGSKFIGFAFPVRNDFEIKESLNKIKEIHPKATHHCYAFRLGVTGENYRANDDGEPSGSAGSPIYNQLLAHNVTNILVIVVRYYGGTKLGVSGLVRAYKETAKVTLESSEIITEELKSELLIQFPFTQQNVIFTLLNKFEAKILDFTAEEKCSIKARLKTAEKENISDQLAEMQNISFEFLN; encoded by the coding sequence GTGGAATTTTCTTTCGATACCATCAAAACTCCTGTTGATCAAATCTTGTTGCGGGAAAAAGGCAGTAAGTTCATCGGTTTTGCCTTTCCGGTGCGAAATGACTTTGAGATTAAGGAAAGTTTAAATAAAATAAAGGAAATTCATCCTAAAGCTACGCACCACTGCTATGCTTTTCGGCTTGGCGTTACTGGTGAAAATTATCGTGCTAATGATGATGGGGAACCTTCGGGCAGCGCTGGTTCACCGATATACAATCAATTGCTAGCGCATAATGTAACTAATATTTTAGTCATTGTCGTTCGATATTATGGCGGAACAAAACTGGGCGTTTCCGGATTGGTTCGTGCTTATAAGGAAACAGCCAAAGTAACTTTGGAATCTTCAGAAATCATCACTGAAGAATTGAAAAGTGAATTACTCATCCAATTCCCTTTTACGCAACAGAATGTCATTTTCACCTTGCTTAATAAATTTGAGGCTAAAATTTTAGACTTTACTGCAGAAGAAAAATGCAGCATCAAAGCACGTTTAAAAACGGCGGAAAAAGAAAACATCTCAGACCAATTGGCTGAGATGCAAAATATATCATTTGAATTTTTAAATTAA
- a CDS encoding zinc metallopeptidase, with protein MTGYYLIIGISMLVSWLVSSRLKSKFQHYSQVHLRNGLSGKEIAEKMLRDNNINDVKVISVPGQLTDHYNPADKTVNLSEGVYMQRNAAAAAVAAHECGHAVQHAVGYSMLQLRSKLVPMVNISSNLMQFVLIGGIVLMGATRTIENPNGNTTVLAIGVALFAVTTLFSFITLPVEYDASNRAMKWLKTTGTVTEEEYVGVQDSLKWAARTYVVAALGSLAQLLYWASLLMGRRD; from the coding sequence ATGACAGGGTATTATTTAATTATTGGGATTTCAATGTTAGTGAGTTGGTTAGTTTCCTCCAGGTTGAAATCAAAATTCCAACATTATTCGCAGGTCCATCTGCGCAACGGATTATCTGGAAAAGAAATTGCGGAAAAAATGCTTCGTGACAATAACATTAATGATGTCAAAGTAATATCTGTTCCTGGCCAATTAACAGACCACTACAATCCTGCTGACAAAACAGTTAATTTATCAGAAGGCGTTTACATGCAAAGAAATGCTGCTGCCGCTGCGGTTGCTGCACATGAGTGTGGACATGCAGTGCAGCATGCTGTGGGATATTCTATGTTACAATTACGCTCTAAATTGGTTCCGATGGTCAACATCAGTTCGAATTTGATGCAGTTTGTCCTTATTGGTGGTATCGTTTTGATGGGTGCGACGAGAACAATTGAAAATCCAAATGGAAATACTACGGTTTTAGCAATCGGTGTTGCGTTATTTGCAGTAACTACGTTATTTTCCTTCATTACTTTACCCGTAGAATATGATGCCAGTAACAGAGCTATGAAATGGTTGAAAACTACCGGAACCGTTACAGAAGAAGAATATGTAGGAGTGCAGGATTCTTTAAAGTGGGCGGCAAGAACATACGTTGTAGCAGCTTTAGGTTCCTTAGCACAGCTTCTTTATTGGGCATCGCTGCTTATGGGAAGAAGAGATTAA
- a CDS encoding GNAT family N-acetyltransferase translates to MSVITIFEVKTANDLKNFIKFPMELYKSNENYVPPLIKDEEHIWSPKENAALNFSEFKRYLALKDQKIVGRIAVMINHKEVEDLGISKVRFGWLDFIDDIEVTKALLNKAIEFAQQKEMTKIEGPMGFTNLDKAGMLTMGFDRLATMIGLYNHSYYPEHLEKLGLKKEKEWVEYELDFPEILSDKILKFSSLISEKYKLRVLEFNNKQEILPYVFPMFKLLDETYKTLSTYTPITDEQIQTYKDKYFNFIDKDYIVCIVDEHDELVSFAITMPSYSKALQKANGKLLPFGWYHLIQAGKKNLRANFYLIGIHPDYQRRGVTSLIFKEIWRNFSKKGIKLLETNPELEENKSVQVLWQDYNPVNHKRRRTYAMDVSPQTPLFS, encoded by the coding sequence ATGTCTGTGATTACTATTTTTGAAGTGAAAACTGCAAATGATTTAAAAAATTTCATCAAATTTCCGATGGAACTGTACAAAAGTAACGAAAATTATGTTCCGCCTCTCATTAAAGATGAAGAACATATTTGGAGTCCGAAAGAAAATGCAGCCCTTAATTTTTCCGAATTTAAAAGATATCTTGCTTTAAAAGATCAAAAAATCGTGGGCCGAATTGCCGTGATGATTAATCACAAGGAAGTAGAAGATTTGGGAATCAGCAAAGTACGTTTCGGCTGGCTCGACTTTATTGATGATATTGAAGTGACGAAGGCATTACTTAATAAGGCAATCGAATTTGCGCAACAAAAGGAAATGACGAAAATTGAAGGTCCCATGGGCTTCACCAATTTAGACAAAGCAGGGATGCTAACGATGGGTTTTGACAGGTTGGCCACCATGATTGGACTTTATAATCACTCTTACTATCCAGAACATCTTGAGAAATTAGGATTGAAGAAGGAAAAAGAATGGGTGGAATATGAACTTGATTTTCCGGAGATTCTTTCAGATAAAATACTGAAATTCAGCAGTCTAATTTCAGAAAAATATAAATTAAGAGTTTTAGAGTTTAACAATAAACAGGAGATTTTACCATATGTTTTCCCAATGTTTAAATTATTGGATGAAACGTATAAAACGCTTTCCACTTATACACCTATTACTGACGAACAAATTCAGACTTATAAAGACAAATATTTCAATTTCATTGATAAAGATTATATCGTCTGCATTGTTGATGAACACGATGAACTGGTTTCCTTCGCGATCACAATGCCTTCCTACTCCAAAGCTCTACAGAAGGCGAATGGAAAACTACTTCCGTTTGGCTGGTATCATTTGATTCAGGCTGGCAAAAAAAATCTTCGTGCAAATTTTTACCTCATAGGAATTCATCCGGATTATCAGCGGCGCGGTGTTACATCGCTGATCTTTAAAGAGATATGGCGCAATTTCAGCAAAAAAGGAATAAAATTATTAGAAACAAATCCAGAATTAGAAGAGAATAAAAGCGTGCAGGTACTCTGGCAGGATTATAATCCGGTGAATCACAAACGCCGCAGAACATACGCGATGGATGTTTCCCCACAAACTCCTTTGTTTTCATGA
- a CDS encoding NADH-quinone oxidoreductase subunit A codes for MNVPANYIPIIIQIAVGAGFVLLSILGTHFLGPRQKATSIKKNESFECGVEVEGNARTPFSVKYFLTAVLFVLFDIEIVFFYPYAVNIREFGVEGFLAVLTFISIFFIAFIYVWKRGALDWDK; via the coding sequence ATGAATGTTCCCGCAAATTATATCCCGATCATTATTCAGATTGCAGTTGGTGCAGGTTTCGTTTTACTCTCTATATTAGGTACTCATTTTTTAGGTCCTCGTCAAAAAGCGACTTCTATTAAAAAGAATGAAAGTTTTGAATGTGGAGTTGAAGTAGAAGGAAACGCGCGAACGCCTTTCTCTGTTAAGTATTTCCTAACCGCAGTCCTCTTTGTACTGTTTGATATAGAAATTGTCTTTTTCTATCCTTACGCGGTCAACATCCGTGAATTTGGTGTGGAAGGATTTTTAGCAGTTCTGACTTTCATCTCGATATTTTTCATTGCCTTTATCTACGTTTGGAAACGGGGTGCGCTTGACTGGGACAAATAG
- a CDS encoding NADH-quinone oxidoreductase subunit B, giving the protein MSDNKPVIRMDAEAPEGYEGEGFFATNLSSVIGMARKFSLWPLPFATSCCGIEFMATLNPTFDASRFGMERNSFSPRQADMLMVCGTIAKKLGPVLKQVYTQMAEPKWVIAVGACASSGGIFDTYSVLQGIDKIIPVDVYVPGCPPRPEQIIEGVMQVQALCESESIRRRDMPEYQSLLESYDIK; this is encoded by the coding sequence ATGTCAGATAATAAACCAGTAATTAGAATGGATGCGGAAGCGCCAGAAGGTTACGAAGGAGAAGGATTTTTCGCTACCAATCTCAGCAGTGTAATTGGCATGGCGCGTAAATTCTCATTATGGCCTTTGCCTTTTGCAACGTCATGTTGTGGAATTGAATTTATGGCGACCTTAAACCCAACTTTTGACGCCTCCAGATTTGGAATGGAAAGAAACTCTTTCTCTCCGCGTCAGGCAGATATGTTGATGGTTTGCGGAACGATCGCAAAAAAATTAGGCCCCGTTTTGAAGCAGGTTTACACTCAAATGGCGGAACCAAAATGGGTTATTGCTGTGGGCGCGTGTGCTTCTAGTGGAGGAATTTTCGATACCTATTCTGTATTACAGGGAATTGATAAAATTATACCTGTAGATGTTTACGTACCTGGTTGCCCGCCACGTCCTGAACAGATTATTGAAGGTGTGATGCAGGTTCAGGCACTGTGTGAAAGCGAAAGTATCCGTAGAAGAGATATGCCTGAATATCAAAGTTTACTGGAATCCTACGATATAAAATAA
- a CDS encoding NADH-quinone oxidoreductase subunit C, with product MTNEFVLEAITREFPESVVSHSTPYDFLTLEIKKEDIKKVIHHLRDSSLEINFLTDITGIHYPETPEKELGVIYHLQNMRTNFRIRLKAFMPRENAEVDTMTDLYAGANWMERETFEFFGVKFKGHPDLRVILNVEDIGYHPMLKEYRLEDGTRTDKDDKMFGR from the coding sequence ATGACAAACGAATTTGTGCTAGAAGCCATTACCCGGGAATTTCCGGAGTCTGTAGTTTCCCATTCCACGCCGTACGATTTTTTAACATTGGAGATTAAAAAGGAAGACATCAAGAAAGTTATTCATCACTTACGGGATTCTTCACTTGAAATTAATTTCCTTACTGATATTACCGGAATTCACTATCCAGAAACTCCAGAAAAAGAACTTGGCGTCATTTATCATTTACAAAACATGAGAACGAATTTCAGAATTCGTTTGAAAGCTTTTATGCCCCGCGAAAATGCGGAAGTTGATACAATGACTGATCTCTACGCCGGTGCTAACTGGATGGAGCGGGAAACATTCGAATTCTTTGGTGTTAAATTTAAAGGACATCCTGATTTACGGGTAATCCTTAATGTAGAAGATATTGGTTACCACCCTATGCTGAAGGAATATCGTTTAGAAGATGGTACAAGAACGGACAAAGATGATAAAATGTTCGGCCGATAA
- a CDS encoding NADH-quinone oxidoreductase subunit D — protein sequence MKDNALSNILNQQDSNDHIDGQLYTLNLGPTHPATHGIFQNVLTMDGEKILHSEQTIGYIHRAFEKISERRNFTQITTLTDRMNYCSAPINNIGWHMTVEKLIGCEVPKRVDYMRVIMMELARISDHLICNGVIAMDAGAITGLTYLFQEREKIYNMYEEVCGARLTTNMGRIGGFERDFSPKFHEFLQTWLKKFPKIFGEFCALNERNRIFMDRTIKAGPISAERALSYGFTGPNLRAAGVDYDVRVANPYSSYQDFDFIIPIGTAGDTYDRFMVRQQEVWESLKIIEQAYKNLPDGPFHADVPDFYLPEKADVYTKMEALIYHFKIVMGETDVPKGEVYHAVEGGNGELGFYLVSDGGRSPYRLHFRRPCFIYYQAFPEMIQGGPISDAIVTMCSMNVIAGELDA from the coding sequence ATGAAAGATAACGCACTCTCTAATATTCTCAATCAACAGGATTCCAACGATCATATCGATGGGCAGTTGTATACTTTAAATCTGGGTCCTACACACCCTGCGACACACGGAATTTTCCAAAATGTTCTTACCATGGATGGCGAGAAAATTTTGCATTCAGAGCAAACGATTGGATATATTCACCGTGCATTTGAAAAAATATCAGAACGCAGAAATTTTACGCAGATTACAACTTTAACAGATCGTATGAACTATTGTTCTGCGCCCATCAATAATATTGGTTGGCACATGACCGTAGAAAAACTTATCGGTTGTGAGGTTCCGAAACGGGTTGATTACATGCGCGTTATTATGATGGAACTGGCACGGATTTCCGATCACCTTATCTGTAATGGGGTAATCGCGATGGATGCTGGTGCAATTACAGGCTTAACTTATCTTTTCCAGGAAAGAGAAAAGATTTACAATATGTACGAAGAGGTTTGCGGCGCAAGACTTACTACAAATATGGGAAGAATAGGTGGTTTTGAAAGAGATTTCAGTCCTAAATTCCATGAATTCCTACAAACCTGGTTGAAGAAATTCCCGAAAATTTTTGGGGAATTCTGTGCTTTAAATGAACGTAATAGAATTTTCATGGACCGGACCATTAAAGCTGGACCAATATCAGCCGAACGCGCATTAAGCTACGGTTTTACAGGACCTAACTTACGAGCAGCAGGTGTAGATTATGATGTGAGAGTTGCCAACCCTTACTCCTCTTATCAGGATTTTGATTTCATTATTCCGATAGGAACTGCCGGTGATACTTATGACCGATTTATGGTTCGCCAACAGGAGGTTTGGGAAAGTTTGAAAATTATTGAGCAAGCCTATAAAAATCTTCCAGATGGACCTTTCCACGCTGATGTTCCGGATTTCTACCTGCCAGAAAAAGCAGATGTTTACACGAAGATGGAAGCATTAATTTACCATTTCAAAATTGTAATGGGAGAAACTGATGTTCCCAAAGGTGAAGTTTATCATGCTGTAGAGGGTGGAAATGGTGAACTGGGATTCTATCTTGTTAGTGATGGCGGAAGAAGTCCTTATAGACTGCATTTTAGAAGACCTTGCTTTATTTACTATCAGGCATTCCCAGAAATGATTCAGGGTGGACCAATCTCCGATGCAATTGTTACCATGTGTAGTATGAATGTAATTGCAGGGGAACTTGATGCTTAG
- a CDS encoding NADH-quinone oxidoreductase subunit NuoE family protein — MSETIAFKPETLNQVQKITERYPAEHKKSALIPVLHLAQKEFGGWLQVPVMDYVAELLEIQPIEVYEVATFYSMFNMQPVGKYVLEVCQTGPCMLNGSDEIIKHIKETLHIENGGTTADGLFTLKTAECLGACGYAPMMQLGKFYHEHLTKEKVDEILELCRQGAIALD; from the coding sequence GTGAGCGAAACGATTGCTTTTAAACCAGAAACCTTAAATCAGGTTCAAAAAATAACAGAGCGATATCCTGCAGAGCACAAGAAATCAGCTTTAATTCCGGTCTTACATTTAGCCCAAAAAGAATTCGGTGGGTGGCTTCAGGTTCCTGTAATGGATTACGTTGCCGAACTTTTAGAAATTCAACCTATCGAGGTTTATGAAGTAGCTACTTTCTACAGCATGTTTAACATGCAACCTGTTGGAAAATACGTTCTGGAAGTTTGTCAGACGGGACCTTGTATGCTTAATGGCAGCGATGAAATTATAAAGCACATTAAAGAAACCCTTCATATTGAAAATGGTGGAACAACAGCAGACGGTTTATTTACACTGAAAACGGCAGAGTGCCTTGGCGCGTGCGGTTATGCACCAATGATGCAACTCGGCAAATTTTATCACGAACATTTAACTAAAGAAAAAGTAGACGAGATCCTGGAGCTATGCAGACAGGGTGCGATTGCTTTAGATTAA